The Raphanus sativus cultivar WK10039 chromosome 2, ASM80110v3, whole genome shotgun sequence genome includes a region encoding these proteins:
- the LOC108839838 gene encoding uncharacterized protein LOC108839838 yields the protein MARGRRKRGSSHRNQSEESRENVPKPLKYEASIDSSIQNRIWSNLEFEEYYKEQRIVKAEEWYSFIEILRKPLPAAFRVNSNGQFCHEILSILENDFVKSLQAEAVESGEVEAIKPLPWYPNNLAWHSNFSRKEIRKNQTLERFHEFLKLETEVGNMTRQEAVSMVPPLFLDVHPDHFVLDMCAAPGSKTFQLLEIIHESAEPGSLPNGMVVANDVDYKRSNLLIHQTKRTCTTNLIVTNNEGQHFPICNSKRALSIESDKYHAPIDQLLFDRVLCDVPCSGDGTLRKAPDIWRRWNSGSGNGLHSLQVVIAMRGLSLLKVDGRMVYSTCSMNPIEDEAVVAEILRRCGCSVELVDVSDKLPELIRRPGLKKWKVHDRGGWYRSYKDVPKLQRDSVLRSMFPSGKSDKDSTTGGGSSSGEMASDESAEEVCDLPLERCMRIVPHDQNTGGFFIAVLHKVSPLPDFPEKLNQRRSTRGRNSSDKSSYEEVSDTVITQPEENTEEIVVEAAVLDNGLKLEKESTSEEGTVESTQEVPPPVQKGKWKGLDPVVFLRDETVISGIKRFYGINDESFPLNGHLVTRNSDTSSKGNVKRIYYVSRSVKDVLELNLAVGQKIKVASVGLKMFEKQSARECEAGTCSFRITSEGLSVILPYMTKQILYATMVDFKNLLQYKSIKFPNFVQPQFGEKAAEVAEGYCVVILVDGTEKDGCEAVKVNSSTIAIGCWKGKASLTVMVTTVDCDQLLQKLAC from the exons ATGGCGAGAGGAAGACGAAAAAGAGGAAGTTCCCATAGGAATCAATCAGAAGAGAGCAGAGAAAACGTTCCAAAACCCCTCAAATACGAAGCTTCCATCGATTCTAGCATCCAAAATCGCATCTGGTCGAATCTTGAGTTCGAGGAGTATTACAAG GAGCAAAGGATAGTGAAAGCAGAGGAGTGGTATTCATTCATTGAGATTCTTCGTAAGCCGTTGCCTGCTGCTTTCAGAGTTAACTCCAA TGGCCAGTTTTGCCATGAGATTCTGTCCATATTGGAGAATGACTTCGTGAAATCTCTTCAGGCTGAG GCTGTAGAGAGTGGTGAAGTGGAGGCTATCAAGCCCTTGCCTTGGTACCCTAACAATCTTGCTTGGCATTCTAATTTTTCTCGCAAGGAGATTCGAAAAAACCAGACCCTTGAAAG GTTTCATGAGTTTTTAAAGTTGGAAACTGAAGTTGGGAACATGACCAGGCAAGAAGCTGTTAGCATG GTACCTCCTCTCTTCCTTGATGTGCATCCAGATCATTTTGTCCTCGACA TGTGTGCTGCACCTGGTTCCAAGACATTTCAGCTACTTGAAATAATACATGAGTCAGCTGAACCAGGATCTCTACCTAATGGAATG GTGGTGGCGAACGATGTTGATTATAAAAGGTCTAACCTTCTTATTCACCAAACTAAGAGAACCTGTACGACCAACTTGATAGTCACCAACAATGAAGGTCAACATTTCCCAATCTGCAACTCGAAGAGAGCATTGTCCATAGAATCTGACAAGTACCATGCTCCCATTGACCAGCTGCTCTTTGATCGTGTCTTATGCGATGTACCCTGTAGTGGTGATGGTACTCTGCGCAAGGCTCCAGACATATGGCGAAGATG GAATTCTGGATCAGGAAATGGACTTCATAGCCTACAAGTTGTGATTGCCATGAGAG GTTTGTCCCTGCTGAAAGTTGATGGGAGAATGGTATACTCAACCTGCTCAATGAACCCAATTGAAGATGAAGCTGTTGTTGCTGAA ATTCTGAGGAGATGTGGATGCTCTGTTGAGCTTGTAGATGTCTCAGATAAGCTTCCTGAACTTATCCGAAGACCAGGTCTTAAGAAATGGAAG GTGCATGATAGAGGTGGCTGGTATAGATCTTACAAAGATGTTCCAAAACTGCAGAGAGACAGCGTTCTAAGAAGCATGTTTCCTTCTGGTAAAAGTGACAAAGACTCAACAACAGGTGGCGGAAGCAGCTCTGGAGAAATGGCTTCTGATGAATCAGCCGAGGAAGTCTGTGATCTTCCCCTTGAACGCTGTATGAGGATAGTGCCTCATGATCAGAACACTGGGGGATTTTTCATTGCAGTGCTTCACAAAGTTTCACCTTTACCAG ATTTTCCGGAGAAACTAAATCAGAGAAGGTCTACCAGAGGCAGAAACTCATCTGATAAATCTTCGTATGAAGAAGTCTCTGACACTGTGATTACTCAACCAGAAGAGAATACAGAGGAAATAGTTGTAGAAGCAGCAGTGTTAGATAATGGCTTGAAGCTTGAGAAGGAAAGCACCAGCGAAGAAGGCACTGTGGAATCGACTCAAGAAGTACCACCACCAGTGCAAAAAGGGAAGTGGAAAGGCCTTGACCCTGTTGTTTTCTTGAGAGATGAAACAGTGATCAGCGGGATCAAGAGGTTTTACGGCATCAATGATGAGTCTTTTCCTCTCAATGGCCATCTCGTGACTAGAAACAGCGACACGAGCAGCAAAGGCAACGTGAAGAGGATTTACTATGTTTCAAGATCGGTTAAGGATGTTCTTGAGCTTAACCTTGCGGTTGGGCAGAAGATTAAGGTCGCATCTGTTGGCCTCAAGATGTTT GAGAAACAATCGGCAAGAGAATGTGAAGCTGGCACTTGCTCATTCCGGATAACATCAGAGGGATTGTCTGTGATCCTTCCCTACATGACCAAGCAGATACTTTATGCAACAATGGTGGATTTCAAGAATCTCCTGCAATACAAATCGATCAAGTTCCCGAATTTTGTCCAGCCACAGTTTGGCGAGAAAGCAGCAGAAGTAGCAGAGGGATATTGCGTTGTTATTCTTGTTGATG GTACTGAGAAGGACGGGTGTGAAGCAGTCAAAGTGAATTCATCAACAATAGCCATTGGATGCTGGAAGGGCAAAGCGAGCTTAACTGTTATGGTAACGACAGTGGACTGTGACCAACTTCTTCAGAAACTTGCTTGCTGA
- the LOC108839841 gene encoding serine/threonine-protein kinase SRK2F, translated as MERYDILRDLGSGNFGVAKLVREKNNGKFYAVKYIERGIKIDEHVQREIINHRDLKHPNIIRFKEVFVTPTHLAIVMEYAAGGELFERICSAGRFSEDEARYYFKQLISGVSYCHAMQICHRDLKLENTLLDGSPSSQLKICDFGYSKSSVLHSQPKSTVGTPAYVAPEVLSRKEYNGKIADVWSCGVTLYVMLVGAYPFEDPDDPRNIRKTIQRILSVHYTIPDYVRISSECKHLLSRIFVADPDKRITVPEIEEHSWFLKNPEPVISEKKIVEEEEEEEEEEKSRQSVEEIVKIIEEARKDVNGKNDSNGGLGLIDGSMIDLDDEVDDDDDDEKNGDFVCAL; from the exons ATGGAAAGGTACGACATATTGAGAGATCTTGGCTCCGGCAACTTTGGAGTTGCGAAGCTTGTCAGAGAGAAAAACAACGGAAAGTTTTACGCCGTTAAGTACATCGAAAGAGGCATTAAG ATTGATGAACATGTACAGAGAGAGATCATAAATCATAGAGACTTGAAGCATCCCAATATCATCAGATTCAAAGAG GTTTTTGTAACACCAACACATCTTGCCATAGTAATGGAGTATGCAGCAGGTGGTGAGCTTTTTGAAAGAATTTGCAGTGCCGGTAGATTCAGTGAAGACGAA gCAAGGTACTATTTCAAACAGCTTATCTCGGGAGTTAGCTATTGTCACGCTATG CAAATATGTCACCGAGACCTTAAGCTCGAGAATACACTCTTAGATGGGAGCCCCTCGTCGCAGCTCAAAATATGCGATTTCGGATATTCCAAG TCATCAGTGCTACACTCTCAGCCAAAATCCACCGTGGGAACTCCGGCTTACGTTGCTCCAGAGGTCCTGTCACGAAAAGAATATAACGGGAAG attgCAGATGTATGGTCGTGTGGGGTAACATTATATGTAATGTTAGTTGGTGCTTATCCCTTTGAAGATCCAGACGATCCAAGAAACATTAGAAAAACAATTCAG AGGATATTAAGTGTACATTACACCATACCAGATTACGTCAGGATCTCCTCCGAATGCAAGCATCTCTTATCTCGTATCTTCGTTGCTGACCCTGATAAG AGAATAACTGTGCCGGAAATCGAAGAACACTCCTGGTTCTTGAAGAATCCAGAACCGGTTATCTCAGAGAAGAAAATagtggaagaggaagaagaagaagaagaagaagagaagagtaGACAGAGTGTTGAAGAAATAGTGAAGATAATAGAAGAAGCGAGAAAGGATGTGAATGGTAAGAATGATAGTAATGGTGGATTAGGCTTAATAGATGGAAGCATGATTGATCTTGATGATGaggtggatgatgatgatgacgatgagaAAAATGGTGATTTTGTATGTGCTCTATGA
- the LOC108839840 gene encoding WEB family protein At3g02930, chloroplastic — protein sequence MGEVDEKPYIDGVSPRHHSSNKVADINTELSKMKSSSLESDVVSLKAALLEKDTLVKNLQTEVERAKEAEKKLLSSFEEQSRELEESKVEIASLKERIDGSFHSQDSSEDDSSVQDSDIESLKIEMAQAHDAAEASSLKVSDLLEEMKAVKSELKEAIEAEMTSKKAMDDLALALTEVATDSSQAKEKLAVVETELEAARLDSKGWKEKHEEARKEAELLKNTSERLRIEAEESLTAWNGKESVFVSIIKRGEDEKSSLLDENNRLLVALVAAENLSKKAKDENQKVRDILKQAISEANVAKEAAGIARAENSNLKDALLDKEEELQFALKEVERVKANEAAANENVKKLKRLLSEVEVAMEEEKHRSLSRQDSLQKEVEVIRVEDQKEEEKKERKREKKEKKKEEKEKREHHHKQDHIDKKMIGKTCSFSLMKLAHAHNHHHKHKESVEEESRGQDNSNHTDDSGEGNSPTSDSYLFKGSIFDVAETPHAGGAQTHHKRRSSCTFLEEVETINPEDLESLEEGELNDKGAVAAARKKKAFIRRFGDLLVRRKSLSFSHKKDSSTDSQDKQQQPLTPTSPSLPQPPLSPEP from the coding sequence atGGGAGAAGTTGACGAGAAACCATATATTGACGGAGTATCTCCGAGGCATCATTCTTCAAACAAAGTTGCTGATATAAATACGGAACTTTCCAAGATGAAATCTTCTTCTCTCGAAAGCGACGTCGTTTCCCTAAAAGCCGCGCTTTTGGAGAAAGATACCTTGGTGAAGAATCTTCAAACCGAGGTCGAGAGAGCGAAAGAAGCAGAGAAGAAACTGCTTTCTTCGTTCGAAGAGCAATCACGAGAGCTAGAGGAATCCAAGGTGGAGATCGCCTCGTTAAAAGAGAGGATCGACGGTTCTTTCCACAGCCAAGACTCGAGCGAAGACGATAGCTCTGTTCAAGATTCCGATATCGAGTCTCTGAAGATCGAGATGGCGCAGGCTCACGACGCCGCAGAGGCTTCTTCTTTGAAAGTATCTGACTTGCTCGAAGAGATGAAGGCCGTTAAGAGCGAGCTCAAAGAAGCTATCGAAGCAGAGATGACGAGCAAGAAAGCGATGGATGATCTGGCGCTGGCTTTGACAGAGGTGGCTACCGACTCTAGCCAGGCCAAAGAGAAGCTCGCGGTCGTTGAAACAGAGCTCGAGGCGGCGAGGTTGGATTCCAAGGGGTGGAAGGAGAAGCACGAGGAGGCGAGGAAAGAAGCGGAGCTTCTCAAGAACACGAGCGAGAGGCTGAGGATCGAGGCGGAGGAGTCTCTCACGGCTTGGAACGGGAAAGAGTCTGTGTTTGTTAGTATCATCAAGAGAGGAGAAGACGAGAAGAGCTCGCTTCTCGATGAGAACAATAGGTTGCTCGTGGCGCTCGTCGCGGCTGAGAATCTGAGCAAGAAGGCTAAAGACGAGAACCAGAAGGTCAGAGACATACTCAAGCAAGCGATAAGCGAGGCTAACGTGGCGAAAGAGGCTGCGGGGATCGCTAGGGCTGAGAATTCGAATTTGAAAGATGCCTTGCTGGACAAGGAAGAGGAGTTGCAGTTTGCTTTGAAGGAGGTTGAGAGGGTTAAGGCTAACGAAGCTGCGGCGAATGAGAACGTTAAGAAGCTGAAGAGGCTGTTGTCTGAGGTCGAGGTGGCTATGGAGGAGGAGAAGCACAGGAGCTTGAGCAGGCAAGACTCGTTGCAGAAGGAAGTGGAAGTTATTAGGGTTGAGGATCAgaaggaagaggagaagaaggagaggaagagagagaagaaggagaagaagaaggaagagaaggagaagagagagcaTCATCACAAACAAGATCATATCGATAAGAAGATGATCGGTAAGACGTGTAGTTTCAGTCTCATGAAGCTAGCGCACGCTCACAACCACCATCACAAGCACAAGGAGTCGGTAGAGGAAGAGAGTAGAGGACAAGACAACAGCAACCACACTGACGATAGCGGTGAAGGGAACTCTCCGACTTCGGACTCGTATCTGTTCAAGGGCTCGATCTTTGACGTGGCGGAGACGCCACACGCGGGAGGGGCGCAGACACATCACAAGAGGAGGTCTTCGTGTACGTTTTTGGAGGAAGTGGAGACGATTAATCCGGAGGATTTGGAGAGTTTGGAGGAAGGGGAGTTGAATGATAAAGGAGCTGTGGCGGCagcgaggaagaagaaggcGTTTATTCGTAGGTTTGGGGATCTTCTTGTTAGGAGGAAGAGCTTGAGCTTCTCTCACAAGAAAGATTCTTCTACTGATTCGCAGGATAAGCAGCAGCAACCGCTGACGCCGACGTCACCGTCTCTGCCTCAACCGCCCTTGTCTCCGGAGCCCTGA
- the LOC108839844 gene encoding histone H3.3 gives MARTKQTARKSTGGKAPRKQLATKAARKSAPTTGGVKKPHRYRPGTVALREIRKYQKSTELLIRKLPFQRLVREIAQDFKTDLRFQSHAVLALQEAAEAYLVGLFEDTNLCAIHAKRVTIMPKDIQLARRIRGERA, from the exons ATGGCTCGTACCAAGCAAACCGCTCGTAAGTCTACCGGAGGAAAGGCCCCTAGGAAGCAGCTTGCTACTAAG GCTGCACGTAAGTCTGCACCAACCACCGGTGGAGTGAAGAAGCCACATCGTTACAGACCTGGAACTGTTGCTCTTCG TGAAATCCGTAAGTACCAGAAGAGTACTGAGTTGCTCATCAGGAAGCTCCCTTTCCAGAGGCTTGTTCGTGAGATTGCCCAGGATTTCAAG ACTGACCTGCGTTTCCAGAGCCATGCTGTGCTAGCACTCCAGGAGGCAGCTGAAGCATACCTTGTTGGACTCTTTGAGGACACCAACCTTTGCGCCATTCATGCCAAGCGTGTCACCATCATGCCCAAAGACATCCAACTCGCTCGCAGGATCAGAGGAGAGCGTGCTTAA
- the LOC108839847 gene encoding signal peptidase complex subunit 1, with protein sequence MDWQGQKLAEQLMQILLLIAAVVAFVVGYTTASFRTMMLIYAGGVGVTTLITVPSWPFFNRHPLKWLDPSEAEKHPKPEVVVSSKKKSYKK encoded by the coding sequence ATGGATTGGCAAGGACAGAAACTAGCGGAGCAGTTGATGCAGATCCTGCTCTTGATCGCCGCCGTTGTGGCGTTCGTCGTCGGTTACACGACGGCTTCGTTTAGGACGATGATGTTGATTTACGCAGGAGGTGTTGGTGTCACGACGTTGATCACGGTGCCAAGCTGGCCTTTCTTCAACCGTCATCCTCTCAAGTGGTTGGATCCAAGTGAAGCAGAGAAGCATCCTAAACCCGAAGTCGTTGTTAGCTCCAAGAAGAAGTCATATAAAAAGTAG
- the LOC108839842 gene encoding uncharacterized protein LOC108839842, which produces MLLTLKPFVPITLKPRFSHSSIPHHQHHVRFCKSPLRLRTYAQNGGGGNDPAKESSDGGNRPVSNDDDPKKDGFPGFSFRLGDLLKPDQDNFAAVGLAGVLTWASLQVLSQLFFISFAILVAALKYSFIAALLIFILVTLL; this is translated from the coding sequence ATGCTGTTAACACTAAAGCCCTTTGTGCCTATCACACTAAAGCCTCGTTTTTCACACAGCAGCATTCCTCATCACCAGCATCATGTTCGTTTCTGCAAATCCCCGCTAAGGCTCAGAACGTATGCGCAAAATGGCGGTGGTGGCAACGACCCTGCGAAGGAGTCTTCTGATGGAGGAAACAGACCGGTTAGTAACGATGATGATCCTAAAAAAGATGGATTCCCTGGATTCAGTTTCCGGTTGGGGGATCTATTGAAGCCGGATCAAGATAACTTTGCGGCGGTTGGATTAGCTGGAGTGTTGACATGGGCTAGCCTTCAAGTCTTATCGCAGctcttcttcatttcttttgCTATCCTTGTCGCTGCTCTCAAGTATTCTTTTATCGCTGCGCTTCTCATTTTCATTCTCGTCACTCTCCTGTAA
- the LOC108839839 gene encoding uncharacterized protein LOC108839839, whose product MAEEDVPSNFRALVENADRKFARVRDLPAFGRAQSHYFHKVFKAYMKLWNYQQSHRSKLVESGLNRWEIGEIASRIGQLYFSQYMRTSEARFLLESYVFYEAILKRRYFEEGKRDLSARSKELRFYARFLLVALIVDRREMVLHLGEKLRALVEDSKSNFRETNFKEWRIVVQEITRFTRADTDLTYVRPLRYCAMLDSYPASQTYLARFHAKKLFKFRDALLASYHRNEVKYAEVTLDTYRMMQCLEWEPSGSFYQKRPVETKDNGFVVDHTLTSGIIDMKLAADMADPSLPPNPRKAVLYRPTVSHLLAVLAMICDELSPECVMLIYLSASGGPARENVGQAENAVGSSRTSKSKLLARASQEQKSYKSEPHSNGHKSLTGDYYNDYLWLGPRGGSGSNNLYPGDLIPFTRKPLFLIIDSDTSRAFKVLNGAERGEPVALLLSPLKPSLENPSADDTAAALNGSQFTFFLTAPLQAFCQMLGLSNSDPEPEVYDEAESILSASFSEWETSLLTSKVLNLVWAQVLPDQFLRRLILRFIFCRSVLTSLSRTEDGDPYLPQCHPDLPESVSAGSKPVQSAVQKLADHLGVAKSFHFNKT is encoded by the exons ATGGCGGAGGAAGACGTGCCAAGCAATTTCAGAGCCCTGGTGGAGAACGCCGACCGTAAGTTCGCCAGAGTCCGCGATCTCCCGGCCTTCGGACGAGCGCAGAGCCACTACTTCCACAAGGTCTTCAAGGCCTACATGAAGCTCTGGAATTACCAGCAGTCGCACAGGTCGAAGCTGGTCGAATCCGGTCTGAACCGGTGGGAAATCGGGGAGATCGCGAGCCGGATTGGTCAGCTCTACTTCAGCCAGTACATGAGGACCAGCGAGGCTCGGTTTCTCCTCGAGTCTTACGTCTTCTACGAGGCGATTCTCAAGCGGAGGTACTTCGAGGAGGGGAAGAGAGATCTCAGTGCTCGTTCCAAGGAGCTGAGATTCTACGCGAGGTTTTTGCTTGTTGCGTTGATTGTTGATCGGAGAGAGATGGTTTTGCATTTGGGTGAGAAGCTTAGGGCTTTGGTGGAAGACAGCAAGTCTAATTTCAGG GAGACGAACTTCAAGGAGTGGAGGATAGTTGTGCAAGAGATCACTCGGTTTACTAGAGCTGACACGGACTTAACTTATGTCAGGCCTCTTCGTTACTGCGCTATGCTTGATTCCTATCCAGCTTCTCAGACCTACCTTGCGAGGTTCCACGCTAAGAAACTTTTCAAGTTTCGTGATGCTCTACTGGCAAGCTATCACCGTAACGAG GTGAAATACGCTGAAGTGACGTTGGATACGTATAGAATGATGCAGTGTTTAGAATGGGAGCCGAGTGGTTCTTTTTACCAGAAGCGGCCTGTTGAAACGAAAGATAATGGTTTTGTGGTTGATCATACGCTCACTTCTGGGATTATAGATATGAAACTGGCTGCTGATATGGCTGATCCATCTTTACCTCCTAATCCTAGGAAAGCAGTTCTTTATCGTCCCACGGTATCCCACTTGCTTGCG GTCTTGGCAATGATTTGTGATGAGCTCTCTCCAGAGTGTGTGATGCTGATATATCTATCGGCTTCAG GTGGTCCTGCTCGTGAGAATGTTGGGCAAGCAGAGAACGCTGTCGGTTCTAGCAGAACATCAAAAAGCAAGCTGCTTGCCCGAGCTTCCCAAGAACAGAAGAGTTACAAGTCAGAACCTCATAGCAATGGACACAAATCTCTTACTGGGGATTATTACAATGATTATCTTTGGTTAGGTCCTAGAGGAGGCTCTG gttcAAACAACCTTTACCCTGGTGATCTAATCCCTTTTACACGGAAACCGCTTTTCTTGATCATTGATAGCGACACTAGCCGAGCATTCAAG GTTTTGAATGGTGCAGAGAGAGGAGAGCCTGTTGCTCTACTTCTTTCTCCTCTGAAGCCATCTTTGGAGAACCCATCTGCTGATGATACAGCAGCAGCACTAAACGGAAGTCAGTTTACTTTTTTCTTGACAGCTCCTTTACAAGCTTTCTGCCAAATGCTGGGCCTCTCGAACTCGGATCCTGAACCT GAGGTTTATGATGAAGCAGAGAGCATACTATCTGCTTCCTTCTCCGAGTGGGAAACGAGTCTCTTGACTTCCAAAGTCTTGAATCTTGTGTGGGCACAGGTCTTGCCTGATCAGTTCTTGAGACGACTGATTCTCAg ATTCATATTCTGCCGGTCTGTGCTTACTTCCTTGAGCCGCACAGAGGATGGTGACCCGTATTTACCACAATGCCACCCGGATCTCCCAGAGTCGGTCTCAGCGGGATCTAAACCGGTGCAGTCGGCAGTACAAAAGCTAGCTGATCACTTGGGCGTTGCCAAGTCTTTCCACTTCAACAAGACATAA